From the Primulina tabacum isolate GXHZ01 chromosome 3, ASM2559414v2, whole genome shotgun sequence genome, one window contains:
- the LOC142540800 gene encoding LOW QUALITY PROTEIN: phosphatidylinositol 4-kinase gamma 8-like (The sequence of the model RefSeq protein was modified relative to this genomic sequence to represent the inferred CDS: deleted 1 base in 1 codon) — MSNLPEKTNPLEIFKKQPLACIIAIIACMIFLKMAVAVDQGHEFKPFPRPPRYKLQSFTQLDYKMLDFSQSKLAQSLKHAFQSTNIYRSFSTPCLSNSSTVENDFGPNARIEIIGGHAAPRVRALVVEVAIAIASGVNPEPASNGLGGAYFMRSRDGDTIAVAKPMDEEPLAFNNPKCFGGRMLGQPGMKHSIRIGEAGLREAAAYLLDHDGFSSVPPTALVKFSHVRFNMNNVEADLSPPLKIASLQFYVKHDSDAGDLGPSSFSVTSVHHIGILDVRLMNLDRHAGNILVKQEKENYAGGNAELVPIDHGFCLPESLEDPYFEWLHWPQSSIPFSESEVEYISGLNPFKDAELLRTELPLIRESSIRVLVLCTTFLKQATKFGLCLADIGEMMTREFHGGEENWSTLEILCLNAKVNLNHRNCDDNTRYNQNIEEVNEMFQFDDDEDEMKEDLNKDSGFPQMVHKPPLKGKPPLIPKFSSMSALDIPSLFHLNKSEDRDQVLEKNTYLDNNSSNEDEHQDDDLKSSGLMRSLSCAVQNYSHDVQVISFEEMNEEEWQLFLESFERLLPEAFEGRSMCSSKQRLGSSCEF; from the exons ATGTCTAATCTCCCAGAGAAGACAAACCCTCTAGAAATC TTTAAGAAGCAACCTTTAGCATGTATAATAGCCATTATCGCCTGCATGATATTTCTAAAAATGGCTGTAGCCGTTGATCAAGGTCATGAATTCAAGCCATTCCCCCGACCCCCAAGATACAAACTTCAATCCTTCACTCAGCTCGACTATAAAATGCTCGACTTTAGTCAATCCAAACTCGCACAATCTTTGAAACATGCCTTCCAGTCTACCAACATCTACAGAAGCTTTTCCACCCCATGCCTATCTAATTCTTCCACGGTAGAAAACGACTTTGGTCCCAATGCCAGAATTGAAATAATAGGGGGCCACGCTGCACCAAGAGTACGTGCTCTGGTTGTGGAAGTTGCAATAGCCATAGCTTCTGGTGTCAATCCAGAGCCAGCATCTAATGGGCTTGGCGGTGCCTACTTTATGCGCTCTCGAGATGGTGATACTATAGCTGTTGCGAAGCCTATGGACGAGGAACCTCTGGCATTCAATAATCCAAAATGTTTTGGTGGGCGGATGTTAGGCCAACCTGGCATGAAACACTCCATTAGGATCGGTGAAGCAGGTCTTCGTGAAGCAGCAGCTTATCTTCTTGATCATGATGGTTTTTCCAGTGTCCCACCAACAGCATTGGTTAAATTTTCTCACGTCAGGTTCAACATGAATAACGTGGAAGCAGATTTGTCTCCGCCCCTTAAAATTGCATCACTTCAATTTTATGTGAAGCATGATTCTGACGCAGGAGATTTGGGCCCTTCAAGCTTCTCAGTCACTTCTGTACACCATATTGGTATTTTAGATGTGAGGCTAATGAATCTTGACAGACACGCGGGGAATATTCTGGTGAAGCAAGAGAAAGAGAATTATGCTGGGGGGAATGCCGAGTTAGTTCCCATCGACCATGGGTTTTGCTTGCCTGAGTCACTCGAAGATCCATATTTCGAATGGCTGCACTGGCCTCAATCTTCAATACCATTTTCTGAGTCCGAAGTTGAGTACATATCTGGTCTCAATCCGTTTAAAGACGCAGAGCTGCTAAGAACTGAGCTTCCATTAATTCGAGAGTCTTCCATCCGAGTTCTTGTGCTCTGTACGACCTTTCTGAAGCAAGCAACCAAATTTGGGCTATGTCTTGCTGACATAGGTGAAATGATGACTAGAGAATTTCATGGAGGAGAAGAGAATTGGAGCACGTTGGAGATTCTATGTTTAAATGCTAAAGTCAATCTGAATCATAGAAATTGTGATGATAATACCAGGTATAATCAAAATATAGAAGAAGTTAATGAGATGTTCCAATTTGACGATGATGAAGATGAAATGAAAGAAGACCTCAACAAAGATTCAGGCTTCCCCCAAATGGTACATAAACCCCCCCTAAAAGGTAAGCCACCGCTAATTCCAAAATTCTCATCGATGAGTGCATTAGATATTCCTTCATTGTTTCACTTGAATAAGAGCGAAGATCGTGACCAAGTTCTTGAGAAGAACACCTATTTGGATAATAATTCTTCGAATGAAGATGAACACCAGGACGATGATCTCAAATCCAGTGGATTGATGCGGAGCCTGAGTTGCGCTGTACAAAATTATAGCCATGATGTTCAGGTCATTTCTTTCGAGGAAATGAATGAGGAAGAATGGCAGTTGTTCTTGGAGAGTTTTGAAAGACTTTTGCCCGAGGCATTCGAGGGAAGGTCTATGTGCTCATCTAAGCAAAGATTGGGATCTTCTTGTGAGTTTTGA